The Mucilaginibacter sp. PAMB04168 genome contains the following window.
TAGGTAAGGTAGTTAAAGTAACGCACGAAAAAGGCGGCTGGTTTACTCTTGATGCCGGTAACGGCCGCACTATCAGTGCGCGCTTCCGGAATTACAAAGTTGTTCTGCCATCGGCTATTAAAGGCCGTGAGGTTATAATATCGGGTATAGCCACCAAGCAATTTATAGCCGATGACCAGCAGCAACTGGCCGGCGATACCGTTGTTGGCAAAAAGCAGCATAACGTTAAAACAGATCCTAAACGGCGGTTGCTGTTTGAGGTGTATGGATTAATGGTGAATAAGTAAAACCGGATTTAAAGCATAGCACTTTAATCGTTCTTGTTTTGTGAGTATTCGACAACTTTCGACAATGGCGACTTAGACAAAGACGGTGTTCCGAACGATGACAGTTATTTTATTGACAACAAGAGAGATTGGAGAACATTGGTAAATATTCAAAGATCTTCTCAAAAGGCAGTTATCCTTTTGCGCACTTGAAATTTTTTCCTCGTAAAAAAGGACAAAGAATTTTCATCCTTTGTCCTTAGTCAATTAGTCTTTTTATCTAAAGCTTACCTGCTCAAATACATTGATTTCTCTTTGTACAGGTGTCTGAAATAGGGGTCCTGTAGATCAGGGATAAAGCGGATGGCTTCTCCTGTCGATTTCATTTCGGGCCCTAACTCCTTGCTTACCTCAGGGAACTTATCGAATGAGAATACCGGTTCTTTAATGGCGTAGCCTTTCAGCTTGCGCTCAATGTTGAAATCGGTAAGCTTGTTTACGCCCATCATTACCTTGGCTGCAATGTTGATGTAGGGTACATCATACGCCTTGGCAATAAACGGCACTGTACGGGATGCACGCGGATTGGCTTCAATTACGTAAACCTTATCGTTCTTAATGGCAAACTGAATGTTTAGTAAACCTTTTACATTTAACGCCTTAGCTATCTTAACCGAGTACTCTTCCATTTGCTGCAGCACGGTTTCGGATAAATCAAACGGTGGCAACACGGCAAATGAATCGCCTGAGTGAATACCGGCGGGCTCAATATGCTCCATCATACCAATGATGTGTACATTCTCGCCATCGCATATCGAATCAGACTCGGCCTCTGCGGCACGATCCAGGAAGTGGTCAATAAGCACACGGTTACCTGGCAGCGCTTTTAACAGATTAACAACAGCACGTTCCAGGTCTTCGTCATTAATTACAATACTCATGCCCTGGCCGCCTAATACATAGCTCGGGCGTACCAATACAGGGTACCCTACCTGATGAGCTACTTCAATTGCCTCTTCGGCACTTTCGGCTACCCCATACAGCGGGTAAGGAATATCAAGGTCTTTCAACAGGTCAGAGAAACGGCCGCGGTCTTCGGCAATATCCATATCGTTGTAAGATGTACCAATGATCTTGATACCGTGCTCATGCAGCTTTTCAGCCATT
Protein-coding sequences here:
- a CDS encoding DUF4920 domain-containing protein — encoded protein: MRYVVYSLFILLITSLNVNGQNRTPLPHGMVFGNKPSTVSLMPASELESFMGKRTRTSAAIIGKVVKVTHEKGGWFTLDAGNGRTISARFRNYKVVLPSAIKGREVIISGIATKQFIADDQQQLAGDTVVGKKQHNVKTDPKRRLLFEVYGLMVNK